A stretch of Porites lutea chromosome 5 unlocalized genomic scaffold, jaPorLute2.1 SUPER_5_unloc_2, whole genome shotgun sequence DNA encodes these proteins:
- the LOC140925393 gene encoding uncharacterized protein translates to MAKGLLQICKTLDLRIVNGRVNGDTLGRPTFHGKNGTSVIDYLICDQCTFLNVANFVVKQPSYLSDHSAIVAWLTLNTRLIGDETHTPNSSNRLSKLPRQFCWEVDSHLKFKNAVRTEPIQILIRQYMERNTEDVNISLENAMKILTETSKLCLEIKAKKTYKRIKKSSNKKWFDCECRLKRHELRKVSNEKHRDPLNSELRERYHKTLNDYKKLLDTKKRGFHKEKTLQLDELALNPDKTSFWNCLNSMIDTFNENVPAPILEESWLHHFKSLHSIDPTNSTHEHEIHRQLNSLEHEKEQFTHFDYEITEREIRQAAKKLKNKKSPFVDKIRNEMIKASLEPLMPVYVKLFNLILQSGKMPDVWCQGLITPIYKSGDKSDPTNYRGICISSCLGKLFCSILKRRLHLFFKENKILHNSQIGLLPENRTADHVFTLRILIDKYVHYHTEKVYACFVDFRKRLTLFGTKDCFISC, encoded by the coding sequence ATGGCCAAAGGGCTGTTGCAAATTTGTAAAACCCTTGACCTAAGAATAGttaatggcagagttaatggAGATACCCTAGGCAGACCCACTTTTCATGGAAAAAACGGGACGAGCGTTATTGATTATCTAATATGTGATCAGTGCACATTTCTCAACGttgcaaattttgttgttaaacaGCCATCTTATTTATCGGATCATAGTGCCATCGTGGCATGGCTCACTCTTAACACCAGGCTAATTGGAGACGAAACGCACACTCCAAATAGTAGTAATAGATTATCAAAATTACCACGGCAATTTTGCTGGGAAGTTGACTcacatttaaaattcaaaaacgCAGTGCGCACGGAACCAATCCAAATTCTAATTAGACAATATATGGAGAGAAACACCGAAGATGTGAATATCTCCTTAGAAAACGCTATGAAAATTCTAACTGAAACCTCCAAGCTATGCCTAGAAATTAAAGCTAAGAAAACTTATAAGCGTATTAAGAAATCATCCAACAAGAAATGGTTTGACTGTGAATGTCGCTTGAAAAGGCATGAATTACGAAAAGTCTCAAATGAAAAGCACCGTGACCCCCTCAACTCCGAATTGAGGGAACGATATCACAAAACCTTGAATGATTACAAAAAGCTCCTAGACACAAAGAAGAGAGGatttcacaaagaaaaaacattacaGCTCGACGAACTAGCTTTAAATCCTGACAAGACGTCATTTTGGAATTGTTTAAATTCGATGATTGACACTTTCAACGAAAATGTTCCTGCCCCAATCTTGGAAGAATCATGGCTTCACCATTTCAAATCTCTGCATTCTATTGACCCGACGAATTCCACGCATGAACATGAAATCCATAGGCAACTAAATTCTTTAGAACACGAAAAGGAACAGTTTACCCATTTCGATTATGAGATAACTGAGAGGGAAATACGTCAAGCGgcgaagaaattgaaaaataagaaatcaCCATTTGTTGACAAAATACGAAATGAAATGATCAAAGCAAGCCTCGAACCACTAATGCCTGTCTATGTCAAACTTTTTAACCTCATTTTACAATCCGGAAAAATGCCAGATGTTTGGTGTCAAGGCCTCATAACCCCAATTTACAAATCTGGTGACAAGAGTGATCCAACAAATTACAGAGGCATCTGTATTTCTAGTTGCCTCGGAAAACTGTTCTGTTCTATTTTAAAGCGAAGACTTCACttgttttttaaggaaaataagATATTACATAATTCCCAAATTGGCCTTTTGCCTGAAAACCGCACTGCAGACCATGTTTTCACTCTAAGGATCCTAATAGATAAATATGTGCATTATCACACGGAAAAAGTCTACGCTTGTTTCGTAGATTTCCGCAAGCGTTTGACTCTGTTTGGCACGAAGGATTGTTTTATAAGCTGCTAA